From Mya arenaria isolate MELC-2E11 chromosome 1, ASM2691426v1, a single genomic window includes:
- the LOC128235093 gene encoding pancreas transcription factor 1 subunit alpha-like has translation MATYETNVAEISPELRYDSGYSSAFEPNPGPASNGLAYQEYDWTQPQDAIYNSSRSMYQMHDTMEQPHGHYLSYSGIPQPDLGMMGTSYISPSDMTFGTPLTHMPYPGHEAYYSQPYNTISPSSTSSNSSTGSTSVGINGQKPKRKRVQSMPQRKAANVRERRRMFHLNEAFDELRKRLPAFNYEKRLSRIETLRLAMTYIAFMKDVSDGKEPDNVELLRIQRKSEQQFGDDSQDSE, from the coding sequence ATGGCAACGTACGAAACAAATGTTGCAGAGATTTCTCCGGAACTGCGTTACGATTCCGGATATTCATCGGCATTTGAACCCAACCCAGGTCCGGCTTCAAATGGACTTGCTTACCAGGAGTATGACTGGACACAGCCGCAGGACGCCATCTACAACAGTTCGCGAAGCATGTATCAAATGCATGACACCATGGAACAGCCGCACGGACATTATCTAAGTTATTCTGGGATTCCGCAGCCGGACTTAGGCATGATGGGAACGTCGTACATTTCTCCGTCAGATATGACGTTCGGAACACCGTTAACGCACATGCCGTACCCAGGACACGAAGCGTACTACTCACAACCTTATAATACGATATCTCCTTCAAGTACAAGCAGTAATTCCTCAACTGGATCGACGTCGGTGGGAATAAATGGACAAAAACCAAAACGTAAACGTGTGCAGTCTATGCCGCAACGTAAAGCGGCGAACGTAAGGGAACGTCGACGTATGTTTCACCTAAACGAAGCGTTTGATGAGCTCCGTAAGCGACTTCCGGCGTTCAACTATGAAAAACGCTTATCAAGGATCGAAACGTTACGGCTTGCTATGACGTATATCGCGTTTATGAAAGACGTCTCCGACGGCAAAGAACCGGACAATGTTGAACTTTTAAGAATACAACGTAAATCAGAACAACAGTTTGGGGATGACAGCCAGGACAGCGAATGA